ATTTAAAACTAGAAGGGATGGAGTATTGGGGATAGTAGTTTAATGAGAGTAAGAATAACAACAGATTACTCAAAATTATAAGCTGAAACTGTTTCAAAATCATATGATATAATTATTTTTACTATTAAATATCTTTGTAATATGAATAAAAAGTATAAAATCCTATTGTTAGAAGATGATCCTTATGTCTCTAGTAATTTAGAAGAAGAGTTAGAGGAGTTAAATTTTGAGGTCCTTAGTGTTTTTAATAAACAAGATGCGTTTATCAAATTAAATGCAATCAAATTTGACTTAGCAATTCTGGATATTAGGATTGGGAATGATTATGAGGCAGGAATAGAAGTTGCCTCATATATAAAAGACCATATACAAATTCCCTTTATTTATCTTACATCTAATAATGACGGTCGGATTAAAGAAGCTGCTTTTGTTGCAGAGCCTAATAGCTACCTCCCCAAACCTTATGATATCAGAGTTCTATTGCCAATAATAGAATTAGCCTTTTTTAACTATTCCAAACAAGGCAACTTTAGAGCCTTTCCTAAACCGTTAACGGACTCTATTTTTATAAAAAAGAATAAGCTCATACCTATTGAAAATGAAAAGTTTAAGCTAGTTGAAGATAAGGGTAATTTTGGTAAATCGAAAATAATGCAAGGCGATATTGTTTGGATCCGATCTAGCAAAAACAGAGTTTTTTTGAAGACTATAAACCAGAGCATAAATCGTTTTGGTCATGTGCCGGTTGAAGAACAAGATTGTTATTGCTTATCAACAACACTCAAAAAGTTTGAATCATTTGTAAACCCATGGTTTATAAAACGGGCTAGTAATGCTGCATTGATTAATTTGAATTATGTAGAGAACATTATCGACCAAGCACAGATAATTATGAGTGACAAAAGCATCATAAGAGTAACGAATAAAAAATTGTTGGATTATTTCAATATAACAAAGGCAAAATAAATGAAGGATAATTATAGTTGGTTGGTCGTTATTCTGCTTGTAATACAGTGTATTACTGCTGATGCACAATTCTGTGGAGGGAACATTTTCACCTTGGCAGAACCTCAAATTATATATCCCAATAAGTCCTTATCTGTCGATAAGGAAAATGTTTTTGTTCTAGTAGAAAATAGGGATAGTGCTGCTTGGGCAATACGCCTGCAGGTATCTAATGATACTTCTAAATATCCTTTCACTCCAATTAATGGTTTCATTTGTAATGAAAACGACTGGAATTATACCAATGAAACAGTTTTGTACAATCAATCAGATGTTTTTCGAAAAGGAAAACCTGAGCATATCATTCCTTTAAACTTATCACAGTCAGGAGCCTATTTTTTTACTTGCAGAGCTGGGCGGAGTGCTAGAAGTTCTGCTTATGCTCCGCCTGTCAGGATAAATGTAAACCTACCTACTATAGCAATAGATAAAATAAAAGAGGAAGGCAACTATTTAATTCAACAATTAAATCATAAAAAACTCTTTAGCCTCTTAGGACAAGAAACAGGATCTATTGCACCCAAAGAACTCTCTGTTGAGGAAAAATGGGACTATTATCAATCAAGAATTGAAGACAAAGAGTTGAATGCTTGGTTATTGTATTATATTGGTCATTATTATTGGGAAAGGAACTACTTAGATTTTGGTTTGTCTTGTTTTCGTCAGCTCGTTAATACATCCTCGATTGAGGACAAAGGCTTTCTTAAGTTTAATCAACATCTGATTCATAGATTAGTGGATGTAGATGCTTTAAGTCTATCTCCAATCAGCCCATCTTTCTTAAAAACGCAAGATGATTCAGAACAAAGTTATTATAGGGCTTTGGACTTGTTCAACAGAGCATCATTGGATTCAGCTAGAGCAAATTTAGGTGCTTATGCTGATGTAAGAGCAAATTCGAAACAGTTACTAGATGTTTATTATTATTTGTTTCAAATTGCCCAAAAAGAAAATAATTATGCGGAGCAGGAAGAGGCTTTAAGTCAAGGATTTGAATTTGCTCAACGACAAGGGACCGACAATGCAGTAGGAAGTTTTGCTTATCATTTAGGCTGTTTTTATAAAGACAATAGCGATATTTTTTCAGCCCGAGAGTATCTAGATACAGCTCGGCTACGT
Above is a window of Aureispira anguillae DNA encoding:
- a CDS encoding response regulator; the encoded protein is MNKKYKILLLEDDPYVSSNLEEELEELNFEVLSVFNKQDAFIKLNAIKFDLAILDIRIGNDYEAGIEVASYIKDHIQIPFIYLTSNNDGRIKEAAFVAEPNSYLPKPYDIRVLLPIIELAFFNYSKQGNFRAFPKPLTDSIFIKKNKLIPIENEKFKLVEDKGNFGKSKIMQGDIVWIRSSKNRVFLKTINQSINRFGHVPVEEQDCYCLSTTLKKFESFVNPWFIKRASNAALINLNYVENIIDQAQIIMSDKSIIRVTNKKLLDYFNITKAK